The Coffea arabica cultivar ET-39 chromosome 1e, Coffea Arabica ET-39 HiFi, whole genome shotgun sequence genome has a window encoding:
- the LOC113691786 gene encoding uncharacterized protein, with the protein MAGIDGDPDFVSIREYYAYKLQMRNDDESFLLHFGRLFQQYVVDMYVKLESQRLDYLRTQQEEFRKEFLQGIVDSIGTGEVRAANVGQRVFLPASFIGGPRNMRRKYIDAMTLVQKFGKPDIFLTMTCNPNWPEIKEHLLPTEEAQNRPDLVVRVFRAKLEELKNELLKKNIFGEVAAYTYVIEFQKRGLPHVHFLLILKPQHKMFILDEYDKIVSAEIPDKTKYPHLYRMVKKHMMHGPCGVLNPSNVCMTKHGCCKNSYPKEYSEHTIQTLDSYPQYRRRNNGVKIKVRKQKLDNTWVVPHNAYLLAKFNCHINVEICSTIQAVKYIYKYICKGHDRISFHINSDNPNNQIDEIQQYQAARWVSPPEAVWRLFRFSMGVIKPAIIHLQLHLPNFQPIHFKKHENLNNIVKNPRNRKTMLTEFFYMNRTDSVAQELNCTYAQFPDHFVWLAKEKRWKIRDRGDSIGRINTAHPSEGERYYLRLLLSKVRAPKSFEDLMTHNGVQVTTFREAALLRGLLENDNSQEICLQEASLFHMPYEMRRLFATLLVYSCPNDPKQLWTKFEAVMSEDFMRNTSLSPTEIKRKVLEQINGFLQSMGKNIASFGLLPNNFSFSDVDNQTRDVLAEKNIKVLEEDLNAISLLNLNQTHAFEVISKRVYENKSGAFFVDGPGGTGKSFLYRALLADIKSK; encoded by the coding sequence ATGGCAGGAATAGACGGCGATCCTGATTTCGTTTCCATCcgtgaatactatgcctataaATTGCAAATGAGAAATGATGATGAATCTTTCTTACTGCACTTTGGTAGGCTATTTCAGCAATATGTTGTTGATATGTATGTTAAACTTGAATCACAAAGATTAGATTATTTGAGAACCCAGCAAGAAGAATTTAGAAAAGAATTCTTACAAGGTATAGTAGACTCAATAGGTACTGGTGAAGTCCGGGCAGCAAATGTCGGTCAAAGAGTATTTTTACCAGCTAGCTTTATTGGAGGACCAAGAAATATGAGAAGAAAATACATAGATGCAATGACTTTGGTCCAAAAATTTGGTAAGCCGGATATATTCTTGACCATGACTTGCAATCCCAATTGGCCGGAAATAAAAGAACATTTATTGCCAACAGAGGAAGCCCAAAATCGACCAGATTTGGTTGTAAGGGTCTTTCGTGCTAAACTAGAAGAATTAAAGAATGaacttttgaagaaaaatatttttggagaaGTGGCAGCCTATACATATGTGATAGAATTTCAAAAAAGAGGCCTGCCacatgttcattttcttttaatcttaAAGCCTCAGCACAAAATGTTCATCCTTGATGAATATGATAAAATTGTGAGTGCAGAAATTCCAGATAAAACAAAATATCCGCACCTGTACAGAATGGTTAAAAAACACATGATGCACGGTCCTTGTGGTGTGTTGAACCCATCAAATGTTTGCATGACTAAGCATGGCTGCTGTAAAAATTCTTATCCAAAAGAGTACTCTGAGCATACAATTCAGACACTAGATTCCTATCCACAATACCGAAGAAGAAACAATGGTGTTAAGATTAAAGTCAGAAAACAAAAACTTGATAATACATGGGTTGTTCCTCATAATGCATATTTACTTGCTAAGTTCAATTGCCACATTAATGTTGAGATCTGCTCAACAATTCAGGCTGTCAAATATATTTACAAGTATATCTGCAAAGGCCATGATCGAATCAGTTTCCATATCAATTCTGATAATCCAAACAATCAGATTGATGAAATTCAGCAATACCAGGCAGCTCGGTGGGTTTCCCCGCCTGAAGCTGTTTGGAGACTATTTCGCTTTTCCATGGGAGTAATTAAACCAGCTATCATTCACCTTCAATTGCATCTTCCAAATTTTCAGCCAATTCACTTCAAGAAGCATGAGAATTTAAATAACATAGTCAAAAATCCAAGAAATAGGAAGACAATGTTGACTGAATTTTTCTATATGAATAGAACAGATTCAGTTGCACAAGAACTAAATTGCACATACGCTCAATTTCCAGACCATTTTGTCTGGTTAGCTAAAGAAAAACGCTGGAAAATTAGAGACAGGGGAGATTCTATAGGCCGAATAAATACAGCTCATCCATCTGAGGGAGAAAGATATTACCTTAGACTTCTTTTGTCTAAAGTTCGTGCTCCAAAGTCTTTTGAAGACTTAATGACTCACAATGGAGTGCAAGTTACCACCTTTCGTGAAGCAGCTCTCTTACGTGGCCTTCTTGAGAATGATAATAGCCAGGAAATTTGCCTACAAGAAGCGTCTCTTTTTCATATGCCTTATGAAATGAGACGCCTTTTTGCTACGCTATTAGTTTATTCCTGTCCTAATGACCCCAAACAGCTATGGACAAAATTTGAGGCTGTCATGTCCGAAGATTTCATGAGAAATACTTCTTTGTCTCCTACAGAAATCAAACGAAAAGTTTTAGAGCAAATAAATGGTTTTCTACAGTCAATGGGAAAAAATATAGCTTCGTTTGGCTTACTTCCTAATAATTTCTCATTCTCAGATGTAGACAACCAAACAAGAGATGTATTGGCTgaaaaaaacataaaagttcTTGAAGAGGACTTAAATGCAATTTCTTTGCTTAATCTGAACCAAACGCATGCATTTGAAGTTATATCTAAAAGAGTTTATGAAAATAAGAGTGGTGCATTTTTTGTTGATGGCCCTGGTGGAACTGGAAAATCTTTTCTTTATAGAGCGTTGTTAGCTGATATTAAATCAAAGTGA
- the LOC113691766 gene encoding replication protein A 70 kDa DNA-binding subunit B encodes MARRCLSVHEVNDKMRRWTVLVQVVEKSHVLTSNRSPPIRFQHLVLTDSEGTLVSAVIYGNDIRYFSNLLQPFKRYYITGGTVKKQDAKYKVSDYQFSWVLHNKTLVEEYVEPNPPLLPCTFEFTKFEDLFRFTDTENVQNLQAVVVTAFATKEQNNGCTTRDFIVVNEEKKPMLLTLWNEFEQNQGTQLANSIGNANVIIGMKLKITTFNYLSLTTKPGSGLLINPPTSEANALKDWYNANKEEIAELIQQMAYKDSSKLLPPPSSKDIISVANALNTLKDVKTAWITGKISLSPGQQKFWFEACENCQKSINVDVGWVMRCSSCKEESKVIARTRVGIAVDDGTGSINTVIFGLDAEKFIPFTALQFWEAHTEELNFSAELASALGKHAIVCFIRYYESDYQGQKEGKYNIVKAYTAEESAHIPMAITTAEANEIIPDQQATVLQPTKKTEFFSPSTKKILDAIAESSTAANELPPAVTTAKRALVFGTVPPGIGLDSAEANTPTLLSINAPGSPLKKQRDDEL; translated from the exons ATGGCAAGGAGATGTCTATCAGTGCATGAAGTCAACGACAAGATGAGAAGGTGGACAGTGCTTGTGCAAGTTGTGGAGAAATCGCACGTGTTAACCAGTAACAGATCGCCGCCTATCAGATTTCAGCATCTCGTGTTAACAGATTCTGAG GGGACTCTGGTTTCAGCTGTCATTTATGGAAATGACATTCGCTATTTTTCTAATCTGCTTCAACCATTCAAGCGATACTATATTACTGGTGGGACTGTCAAAAAACAGGATGCAAAGTATAAAGTTAGTGACTATCAGTTCTCATGGGTGCTTCATAACAAGACATTAGTTGAAGAGTATGTCGAACCAAATCCACCACTGCTACCATGCACTTTTGAATTCACCAAATTTGAAGACCTTTTTAGGTTCACAGACACAGAGAATGTTCAGA ATTTACAAGCTGTTGTTGTCACTGCATTTGCGACAAAGGAACAGAATAACGGGTGTACAACAAGAGACTTCATTGTTGTGAATGAAGA GAAAAAGCCAATGCTTCTTACTCTTTGGAATGAGTTCGAACAAAATCAGGGAACACAGCTTGCAAATAGTATTGGGAATGCCAACGTTATCATTGGCATGAAGCTGAAAATCACAACTTTTAATT ACTTATCCCTGACAACCAAGCCTGGGAGTGGCCTTCTGATTAATCCTCCCACTTCTGAAGCAAATGCACTCAAAGATTG GTATAATGCAAATAAAGAAGAAATTGCAGAATTGATACAACAAATGGCATACAAAGATTCATCTAAGCTGCTGCCACCTCCAAGTTCTAAAGACATCATCAGTGTAGCCAATGCACTCAACACACTCAAAGAT GTGAAAACAGCTTGGATAACCGGCAAAATCAGCTTGTCCCCTGGAcaacaaaaattctggtttgaagcATGTGAGAACTGCCAAAAGTCTATCAATGTTGACGTAGGATGGGTTATGAGATGCTCATCTTGCAAAGAAGAGAGCAAAGTTATAGCAAG GACCCGAGTTGGGATTGCTGTTGATGATGGTACGGGCTCCATAAATACCGTTATCTTTGGCCTTGATGCTGAAAAGTTTATCCCATTTACAGCACTTCAATTCTGGGAAGCTCATACTGAG gaGCTTAACTTTTCTGCTGAACTAGCATCTGCACTTGGAAAGCATGCAATTGTGTGTTTCATTCGCTACTATGAGTCAGATTATCAAGGCCAAAAGGAAGGCAAGTATAATATTGTCAAGGCATACACTGCTGAGGAATCAGCTCACATTCCAATGGCCATCACAACTGCAGAAGCCAATGAAATAATTCCAGACCAGCAAGCTACTGTCCTGCAGCCTACCAAGAAGACTGAATTTTTCAGTCCATCAACCAAAAAGATCCTTGATGCCATTGCTGAATCATCTACTGCTGCAAATGAACTGCCGCCTGCAGTGACAACAGCAAAGAGGGCCTTGGTTTTTGGAACTGTGCCtcctggaattggtttggattctgCTGAAGCTAATACACCTACCTTGCTGTCCATCAATGCACCTGGAAGTCCATTGAAGAAGCAGCGTGACGATGAACTCTGA
- the LOC113691776 gene encoding uncharacterized protein, with translation MCKRSAIEALNDFLRDLMNSDKIFGGKVIVLGGDFRQTLPVVRKGSQPETIAVSLINSPIWPALEKLELTQNMRARFDPSFTDYLLRVGDGTDQTEDDSLIHLPSSILVSNGSQNASLHDLIDVVYPHIHYRSENPALPLNRAILTTKNHFVDEVNDILIDKFPDFLNSLSPSGLPPYKLILKPGVPVILLRNLDPTEGLCNGTRLICKSLSKYVIHAQIAVGDFAGKDVFIHRIPLQPPTDEQYPIPYTRTQFPIRLCFAMTINKAQGQTLDYVGIYLKEPVFSHGQLYVALSRARTASQVKVLIKPPFFDKPRTDQTKNIVFREVLETSRIAAK, from the exons ATGTGCAAGAGATCTGCGATTGAAGCTTTAAATGATTTTCTTAGAGATCTTATGAATTCAGATAAGATTTTTGGTGGGAAAGTAATTGTTCTTGGGGGTGATTTCAGGCAAACCTTACCAGTAGTTCGTAAGGGAAGCCAACCTGAAACCATTGCTGTTTCTTTGATTAATTCCCCTATCTGGCCAGCTCTTGAAAAATTAGAGCTCACACAAAACATGAGGGCTCGATTTGATCCCTCATTCACTGATTACTTATTAAGGGTTGGTGATGGCACTGACCAAACTGAAGATGACAGTCTCATACACCTGCCTTCTTCTATTTTGGTTAGCAACGGTTCACAAAATGCATCACTTCATGACCTGATAGATGTGGTTTATCCCCACATCCATTATAGATCAGAAAATCCTGCCTTGCCATTAAATCGAGCAATCCTCACTACAAAGAATCATTTTGTGGATGAAGTGAATGATATCTTAATTGATAAATTTCCAG ATTTTTTAAACTCCTTATCTCCCAGTGGCCTTCCACCCTATAAGCTAATCTTGAAACCTGGTGTTCCTGTGATATTACTTAGGAACCTGGACCCTACTGAGGGTCTTTGCAATGGAACAAGATTAATTTGTAAAAGTTTGAGCAAATATGTCATTCATGCTCAAATAGCTGTAGGAGATTTTGCTGGAAAAGATGTCTTCATCCATAGAATTCCCTTACAACCTCCAACTGATGAACAATATCCTATTCCATATACAAGGACTCAATTTCCAATTCGCTTGTGCTTTGCCATGACAATAAACAAAGCTCAAGGACAAACACTTGATTATGTTGGTATCTATTTGAAGGAACCGGTGTTTTCCCATGGCCAGCTCTATGTTGCATTATCACGAGCAAGAACTGCTTCTCAAGTCAAAGTGCTCATTAAACCTCCCTTTTTTGACAAGCCTAGAACAGACCAGACAAAAAATATTGTATTTAGAGAAGTTCTTGAAACTTCTCGCATAGCTGCCAAGTAA